In a single window of the Nodularia spumigena CCY9414 genome:
- a CDS encoding DUF790 family protein, producing the protein MLPTDLLSHRQNGEEIIPKRLKIDHKSMELGNELIACFEEAKGKSQGVLERQLLDLEGDATDYRVKRGLAYILKSSFCTFEVVSPLEPPMLRERVFALAAKSVPSGESTQVTLTKIADELSQELEREVLLEQVRDGLYADLAENKILTNFDAPGPVDLLNRYNLSQVQGIFYKASKLVLNAHRNVPGEYKLLFRYLKLFQLMAYIEGDADHGFTITVDGPTSLFNPSTRYGLAIAKLIPALLHVTKWSLSATLQTRDPYTKAWNTGRFTLNSECGLVSHYSKGKPYDSMLESSFADKWDALKTEWVLEREVDLLPVPGSVMIPDFRLVHPDGRDYLLEIVGYWRPEYLQKKFYQVRTSGCDNLILAISERLNLEKAGVKLDNVPAKIVWFKDKILPKAVLAVIEEDV; encoded by the coding sequence ATGTTACCGACGGATTTACTGAGTCATCGCCAAAACGGAGAGGAAATTATTCCGAAGAGGTTGAAGATTGATCACAAAAGTATGGAGTTGGGGAATGAGTTGATTGCTTGTTTTGAGGAGGCGAAGGGGAAGTCTCAGGGGGTGTTGGAACGTCAACTTTTGGATTTGGAAGGTGATGCTACTGATTATCGGGTGAAGCGGGGTTTGGCTTATATTCTTAAGAGTAGTTTTTGTACTTTTGAGGTGGTGAGTCCTCTGGAACCGCCTATGTTACGGGAACGGGTGTTTGCTTTGGCGGCGAAGTCGGTTCCTAGTGGGGAGTCTACTCAGGTAACTTTGACGAAGATTGCTGATGAGTTAAGTCAAGAATTGGAACGTGAGGTGTTGTTGGAACAGGTGCGCGATGGTTTATATGCTGATTTGGCTGAAAATAAGATTTTAACTAATTTTGATGCGCCTGGTCCGGTGGATTTATTAAATAGATATAATTTGTCTCAGGTACAGGGAATTTTTTATAAAGCCAGTAAGTTAGTTTTAAATGCTCATCGTAATGTTCCTGGGGAATATAAGCTGTTGTTTCGTTATTTGAAGTTGTTTCAATTAATGGCTTATATTGAAGGAGATGCTGACCACGGGTTTACAATTACCGTTGATGGACCGACGAGTTTATTTAATCCTAGTACAAGATATGGACTGGCGATCGCCAAATTAATTCCCGCGTTACTTCATGTCACCAAATGGAGTCTTTCTGCGACGTTGCAAACTCGTGATCCTTACACAAAAGCTTGGAACACGGGAAGATTTACCCTCAATTCCGAATGTGGTTTAGTCTCACACTATTCCAAGGGTAAACCTTACGATAGTATGCTAGAGTCATCCTTTGCCGATAAATGGGATGCACTTAAAACCGAGTGGGTATTAGAGCGAGAAGTGGATTTATTACCGGTTCCTGGTAGTGTAATGATTCCCGATTTTCGGTTAGTCCATCCTGATGGTCGTGATTATTTATTAGAAATAGTCGGTTATTGGCGACCAGAATATTTACAAAAGAAATTTTATCAAGTGCGGACTTCCGGCTGTGACAATTTAATTTTAGCAATTTCCGAAAGATTAAACTTAGAAAAAGCGGGAGTAAAATTAGATAACGTCCCCGCCAAAATTGTTTGGTTCAAAGATAAAATATTACCAAAAGCCGTATTAGCCGTAATCGAGGAAGACGTATGA
- a CDS encoding DEAD/DEAH box helicase family protein has product MARTPTLKFDRGTLILHPPPRGKGWMDYATWDDRVEKFRIPAMRYRALVEALQAEDVYFVDEAKEFYPVDLIPSMEMEPYPHQIEALAAWKLGGRQGVVVLPTAAGKTYLAQMAMQATPRTTLIVVPTLDLMHQWYAHLVAAFPDAEVGLLGGGSRDRTAILVATYDSAAIHAETLGNKYALLVFDECHHLPTDFGRVIAEYAIAPYRLGLSATPERTDGKHADLNILIGPEVYRKRAEDLAGGALAKHEIVQIKVKLSQNERERYNQLIQTRNDFLRQSKISLGSIQGWQMFVKMSARSPAGRRAMLAHREAKNIALGTDGKLRILANLLAEHFPERILIFTADNATVYSISEKLLIPAITHQTPVKERHEILTKFREGEYNTLVASHVLNEGVDVPAASVAIILSGTGSTREYVQRLGRVLRRGNVANKRAILYEVVAEDTSEEGTSARRRGEERRNEPQRRKGHEGKREKKGNLQVVYGGGKGSTPKAAEQVEIKYSTDKKNVTDGFTESSPKRRGNYSEEVED; this is encoded by the coding sequence ATGGCTCGTACACCCACTTTAAAATTTGATCGCGGTACATTAATTTTACATCCACCACCACGGGGTAAGGGTTGGATGGATTATGCTACTTGGGATGATCGGGTGGAAAAGTTTCGCATTCCCGCGATGAGATATCGAGCTTTGGTGGAAGCGCTACAAGCTGAAGATGTTTATTTTGTGGATGAGGCTAAGGAATTTTATCCGGTGGATTTAATTCCGAGTATGGAAATGGAACCTTATCCCCACCAAATTGAGGCTCTAGCCGCTTGGAAGCTGGGGGGAAGACAGGGGGTTGTGGTGCTGCCTACGGCGGCGGGAAAGACTTATTTGGCGCAAATGGCGATGCAAGCGACACCCCGGACTACTTTAATTGTGGTTCCAACTTTGGATTTGATGCATCAATGGTATGCTCATTTGGTAGCAGCGTTTCCTGATGCTGAGGTGGGTTTGTTGGGGGGAGGTTCACGCGATCGCACTGCAATATTAGTGGCTACTTATGATAGTGCGGCGATTCATGCGGAAACCTTGGGAAATAAGTATGCTTTGCTGGTTTTCGATGAATGTCATCATTTACCTACGGATTTTGGGCGGGTAATTGCGGAGTATGCGATCGCACCTTATCGTTTAGGATTATCAGCGACACCAGAACGCACTGATGGGAAACACGCTGATTTAAATATTCTCATTGGTCCGGAAGTGTATCGCAAGCGAGCTGAGGATTTGGCGGGGGGTGCTTTAGCTAAACACGAAATTGTCCAAATTAAGGTGAAGTTATCACAGAATGAGCGAGAAAGATACAATCAATTAATTCAAACTCGCAACGATTTTTTACGCCAATCTAAAATTTCTTTGGGGAGTATTCAAGGTTGGCAAATGTTTGTGAAAATGAGTGCGCGATCGCCTGCTGGACGTAGGGCTATGTTAGCACACCGGGAAGCGAAAAACATTGCTTTGGGGACTGATGGTAAGTTAAGAATTTTAGCTAATTTGTTGGCGGAACATTTCCCGGAACGGATTTTAATTTTTACGGCTGATAATGCGACGGTTTATAGTATTTCTGAAAAATTATTAATTCCGGCGATTACTCATCAAACTCCTGTGAAGGAACGCCATGAAATTTTAACTAAGTTTCGGGAGGGGGAATATAATACTTTGGTGGCTTCTCATGTTTTGAATGAGGGGGTTGATGTTCCTGCTGCTTCTGTGGCGATTATTTTGTCGGGGACTGGTTCTACTAGGGAGTATGTTCAGCGTTTGGGTAGGGTTTTGAGAAGGGGGAATGTGGCTAATAAGCGGGCGATTTTGTATGAGGTGGTGGCTGAGGATACTAGTGAGGAGGGGACTTCGGCGCGACGTAGGGGGGAAGAGAGGAGAAACGAACCGCAAAGACGCAAAGGACACGAAGGGAAGAGGGAGAAGAAGGGGAATTTGCAGGTTGTTTATGGGGGTGGGAAGGGTAGTACTCCTAAAGCTGCGGAACAGGTAGAGATTAAGTATTCAACGGATAAGAAGAATGTTACCGACGGATTTACTGAGTCATCGCCAAAACGGAGAGGAAATTATTCCGAAGAGGTTGAAGATTGA